A single Oncorhynchus tshawytscha isolate Ot180627B linkage group LG01, Otsh_v2.0, whole genome shotgun sequence DNA region contains:
- the fancf gene encoding Fanconi anemia group F protein, with protein MEAIVKNVERTTELLAVSQTETVQRWDKQTLDRAFQWTQYCQHVYTRFHANPTVRDILEKQLQVTNESLRTTFHGYTDITFSDLSQCQHLLLVGLLNNAAVPSSVVKLLFDTITVGGKYKDATGHCTELIEVKSACKVLSAIHLKRSTSFPGSDADVLGMTLMEMLDILLSPATGASKVGLAEKLLDNLLQTCGENENFSGVVAAALLSRKNNNTAAATTTTKMASEGVSFHFILDWLQQHHSLLHNMCSTLPIGLLMDLHQQSLRFRVTYGDMLKQWGSQLEYDVGEGEWVQMYTTDGVSFKTLSDHYRSLLGACPSTKEDVERELTELKVADGDFDVRGLSIWGDLLSELNTV; from the coding sequence ATGGAGGCTATTGTAAAGAACGTGGAGCGGACCACGGAGCTACTCGCTGTGTCGCAGACAGAGACGGTGCAGCGGTGGGACAAACAGACCCTGGACAGAGCCTTCCAATGGACTCAGTACTGCCAACACGTCTACACAAGGTTCCATGCAAATCCAACCGTCAGGGACATCTTGGAAAAACAACTACAGGTGACAAACGAAAGTTTACGAACAACTTTTCATGGGTATACGGACATCACGTTTTCTGACCTGTCGCAGTGTCAACACTTGCTGCTTGTGGGTTTACTAAACAACGCCGCTGTACCGAGCTCAGTCGTCAAACTCCTTTTCGACACTATAACTGTTGGAGGTAAATATAAAGACGCCACCGGTCATTGCACTGAACTCATAGAAGTGAAATCAGCATGTAAAGTCTTAAGCGCCATTCATTTGAAACGCAGTACGTCCTTTCCCGGTTCTGATGCTGACGTGTTAGGCATGACACTGATGGAGATGTTGGATATCCTGCTCTCTCCAGCTACTGGCGCGTCCAAGGTGGGCCTAGCAGAGAAGTTATTGGACAACCTCTTACAAACCTGTGGTGAAAATGAAAACTTCTCAGGAGTCGTTGCTGCTGCTCTTCTGTCAAGGAAAAACAACAACacggcagcagcaacaacaacaacaaaaatggctTCAGAAGGAGTTTCATTCCACTTTATCCTGGATTGGCTGCAGCAACACCACAGTTTACTCCATAATATGTGTTCCACGTTGCCTATTGGTCTTTTGATGGACCTCCACCAGCAGTCGTTGAGGTTTAGAGTGACCTACGGTGACATGTTGAAGCAATGGGGGTCACAGTTGGAGTATGAcgtgggagaaggagagtgggTTCAAATGTATACCACCGACGGGGTGTCGTTCAAGACACTGTCTGACCATTATAGGTCGTTGCTAGGGGCTTGTCCGTCAACAAAGGAGGACGTTGAGAGAGAGCTGACAGAACTGAAGGTTGCAGATGGGGACTTTGATGTTAGAGGTCTGAGTATTTGGGGTGACCTCCTCTCTGAGCTGAACACGGTCTGA